A window of Acidimicrobiia bacterium contains these coding sequences:
- a CDS encoding VOC family protein, producing MKIRALGHVVLQVRDRERSEGFYNGLLGLPIAASYESLMTFFTLGNHHDFAVVEVGKDAPNAQPTSPGLAHVAFKVGDSMDELRAVKQELEAAGATIDSVMDHTVSQSLYLRDPDGNTVELYIDTSDVWKTDPQAVAAIKPLTL from the coding sequence ATGAAGATCAGGGCGCTCGGCCACGTGGTGCTGCAGGTCCGTGATCGTGAGCGATCGGAGGGCTTTTACAACGGTTTGCTCGGGCTACCCATCGCGGCCAGCTATGAGTCGCTCATGACCTTCTTCACACTGGGCAACCATCACGACTTTGCCGTGGTGGAGGTTGGCAAGGATGCTCCCAACGCACAGCCCACGAGCCCGGGCCTGGCGCACGTCGCGTTCAAAGTCGGAGATTCGATGGACGAACTCCGCGCTGTCAAGCAAGAGCTTGAAGCGGCAGGCGCGACCATCGACAGCGTCATGGATCACACCGTGTCGCAAAGCCTCTACCTTCGGGACCCCGATGGAAACACGGTCGAGCTCTATATCGACACGTCTGACGTGTGGAAGACGGATCCCCAAGCGGTCGCGGCGATCAAGCCCCTGACGCTCTGA